Proteins encoded by one window of Streptomyces sp. LX-29:
- a CDS encoding beta-ketoacyl synthase N-terminal-like domain-containing protein: MNTQEAGRHAGNARDVMVTGMGFCLPGIHEPVRTAAELWDIASRGATCLARDEVYFGSVNLTPAMFEERLPDIPEFFSRHYTAAHRFGLMAMAEACADGQLNYRAGDLQEAAILVGRGSVDTNIDSYLSVLGADPDAVGGLAAMDLFVSAEQAMTPSDVALVQSALARSTGPCFTVSCGCASSAVQIGNARRMIAHGEVDLAIVTGVDVFNLRLLQNIQRLLRDTQAAYDTVRADVARADVVPDAEGMPDLVPSFESLMRPYDRRASSINHGEGAATVILESREHAERRGAYTYGQVLATALTRDGLGNPLAADESGAELVTAVRRCLGDRWRIEQIPYIHGGSDGNVVVTAFESNAVRELYGEGVEPLMSSQEGCFGHNGAPAGCLGVALTTLMLERGEVCPTANCEQPVEGLPFDPVPGVHPRRLDFDYALNFNYQVGGAKHVVLLGRPDAA; the protein is encoded by the coding sequence ATGAATACACAAGAGGCCGGCCGACACGCCGGAAACGCCAGAGATGTCATGGTCACCGGAATGGGCTTCTGCCTGCCTGGCATCCACGAACCGGTCCGTACCGCGGCCGAGTTGTGGGACATCGCCTCCCGGGGCGCCACGTGTCTCGCCCGGGACGAAGTCTACTTCGGCTCCGTGAACCTCACTCCCGCGATGTTCGAGGAACGACTCCCCGATATTCCGGAATTCTTCTCCCGGCATTACACCGCCGCCCATCGATTCGGCCTGATGGCCATGGCGGAAGCCTGCGCGGACGGGCAACTCAACTACCGCGCCGGCGATCTCCAGGAAGCCGCCATCCTGGTCGGGCGCGGCAGTGTGGACACCAACATCGACAGCTACCTGTCGGTGCTCGGCGCCGATCCCGACGCGGTGGGCGGGCTGGCGGCCATGGATCTGTTCGTCTCCGCCGAACAGGCCATGACCCCGTCCGACGTCGCCCTCGTCCAGTCCGCCCTGGCCCGGTCCACGGGGCCGTGCTTCACGGTCTCCTGCGGCTGCGCCTCCTCCGCCGTCCAGATCGGCAACGCCCGTCGGATGATCGCCCACGGCGAGGTCGACCTCGCGATCGTCACCGGGGTGGACGTCTTCAACCTGCGGCTGCTGCAGAACATCCAGCGTCTGCTGCGCGACACCCAGGCGGCGTACGACACGGTGCGAGCCGACGTGGCACGGGCCGACGTGGTGCCCGACGCCGAGGGCATGCCCGACCTGGTGCCCTCGTTCGAGTCGCTGATGCGTCCGTACGACCGCCGCGCGAGCAGCATCAACCACGGCGAGGGGGCGGCGACCGTGATCCTGGAGAGCCGCGAGCACGCGGAGCGCCGCGGTGCCTACACCTACGGCCAGGTCCTGGCCACCGCCCTGACCCGGGACGGGCTGGGGAACCCGCTCGCCGCCGACGAGTCCGGCGCCGAACTGGTGACGGCCGTGCGCAGGTGCCTGGGCGACCGGTGGCGCATCGAGCAGATCCCGTACATCCACGGCGGCAGTGACGGCAATGTCGTGGTGACCGCCTTCGAGTCGAACGCGGTGCGCGAGCTGTACGGCGAGGGCGTCGAGCCGCTGATGTCCTCGCAGGAGGGCTGCTTCGGTCACAACGGGGCACCGGCCGGCTGCCTGGGCGTCGCCCTGACGACGCTGATGCTGGAACGCGGCGAGGTCTGCCCGACCGCCAACTGCGAACAACCCGTCGAGGGGCTGCCCTTCGACCCGGTGCCGGGCGTCCACCCGCGGCGGCTCGACTTCGATTACGCGCTCAACTTCAACTACCAGGTCGGCGGGGCGAAGCACGTCGTCCTGCTGGGTCGCCCGGATGCTGCCTGA
- a CDS encoding IPT/TIG domain-containing protein, whose product MRELHDPSGRQSAQQAGPVVGSVSPSSGPAAGGALVTLTGSGFSAVTAVWFGQMPAIRFTVESTSRITAVTPPGTGTVRVSVSTLFGGTSTQNVTYTYLTVAAPRLTAITPDSGPVSGGNVVALTGTGLTGATAVHFGAAPATSFTVVSATRISAVVPPGVVGPVAVTVTTPGGVSDGLPYYYLGAPTLTGVSPDMGPVGGGNTVTLTGHHLSTATAVRFGSVPAPSFTVVSDTSITAVAPPGIGTAQITVETTAGVSNGVRYGYLAAPVLVSVSPGGGPQSGGDSVTLVGTGLTWASAVRFGSASASFTVLSDTRLTAVVPPGSGTAPITVTTPGGVGSGISYTYLPAPAI is encoded by the coding sequence ATGCGTGAGCTCCACGATCCATCAGGCCGTCAGAGCGCCCAGCAGGCAGGGCCCGTCGTCGGTTCCGTCTCCCCGTCGTCGGGCCCCGCCGCGGGCGGCGCGCTCGTCACGCTGACCGGCTCGGGCTTCAGCGCGGTCACCGCGGTGTGGTTCGGCCAGATGCCCGCCATCCGCTTCACCGTCGAGTCCACCTCACGGATCACCGCGGTGACGCCGCCCGGCACCGGCACCGTCCGGGTCAGCGTGAGCACGCTGTTCGGCGGCACGAGCACCCAGAACGTCACCTACACCTACCTCACCGTGGCCGCCCCCCGGCTGACCGCGATCACCCCCGACTCGGGCCCGGTATCCGGGGGGAACGTCGTCGCGCTGACGGGGACGGGTCTGACCGGGGCCACGGCCGTCCACTTCGGAGCCGCCCCGGCGACCTCCTTCACCGTGGTCTCCGCGACCCGCATCAGCGCCGTCGTGCCGCCCGGCGTGGTCGGCCCGGTCGCGGTCACCGTCACCACCCCGGGCGGTGTCAGCGACGGCCTGCCCTACTACTACCTGGGCGCGCCGACGCTCACCGGTGTCAGTCCCGACATGGGCCCCGTCGGCGGCGGGAACACCGTGACGCTCACCGGCCACCACCTCTCCACGGCCACCGCGGTGCGCTTCGGGAGCGTGCCGGCCCCGTCCTTCACCGTCGTGTCCGACACCTCGATCACCGCGGTCGCCCCGCCGGGGATCGGCACCGCGCAGATCACCGTCGAGACGACCGCCGGCGTCAGCAACGGGGTCCGCTACGGCTATCTCGCGGCCCCGGTGCTCGTCTCCGTCAGCCCGGGCGGCGGCCCGCAGTCCGGCGGCGACAGCGTCACCCTCGTCGGCACCGGCCTCACCTGGGCCTCCGCGGTGCGGTTCGGCTCCGCCTCGGCGTCCTTCACCGTGCTCTCCGACACCCGGCTCACCGCGGTGGTCCCGCCCGGGAGCGGCACCGCGCCGATCACCGTCACCACCCCTGGAGGCGTCGGTTCCGGGATTTCCTATACGTATCTTCCGGCGCCCGCCATCTGA
- a CDS encoding IPT/TIG domain-containing protein, translated as MPISPNQGSTGGGTTVTITGTNLGGALSVKFGTKLATITANTATSVTVISPSGTGVVDVTVVTLGGVSNPLPFYYVGAPFKSGLSDLSGPTAGGNTVTLTGVGLSTASAVNFGANAVTPVVLSDSQLSVTVPAGAAAGPVAVSVTTLGGTNNGLSYTYVDIPTIGTPLPGTGPTSGGTAVTIPGTGLGTAQSVTFGGTAAPFAVVSDTSVTAVTPPGTAGAVDVVVTTTGGTATGVGAFTYVAGPGI; from the coding sequence ATGCCCATTTCTCCCAATCAGGGATCGACCGGCGGCGGAACGACGGTCACCATCACCGGCACCAACCTCGGCGGCGCGCTGTCGGTGAAGTTCGGCACCAAGCTGGCGACCATCACCGCGAACACCGCCACCTCGGTCACCGTCATCTCGCCCTCCGGCACCGGAGTCGTCGACGTCACCGTCGTCACGCTCGGCGGCGTCAGCAATCCGCTGCCCTTCTACTATGTGGGCGCCCCGTTCAAGTCGGGGCTGAGCGACCTGTCCGGGCCCACGGCAGGCGGTAACACCGTCACCCTCACCGGTGTGGGCCTGTCCACCGCCTCCGCGGTGAACTTCGGCGCCAACGCGGTGACCCCGGTGGTGCTCAGCGACAGCCAGCTCAGCGTCACGGTGCCGGCGGGCGCCGCGGCCGGACCGGTGGCGGTCAGCGTCACCACGCTCGGCGGCACCAACAACGGGCTGTCCTACACCTATGTGGACATCCCCACGATCGGCACCCCGCTTCCGGGTACCGGGCCGACGTCCGGCGGTACCGCGGTGACCATCCCCGGCACGGGGCTCGGCACCGCCCAGTCGGTCACCTTCGGCGGGACCGCGGCGCCGTTCGCGGTGGTCTCCGACACCAGCGTGACCGCCGTCACCCCGCCGGGGACGGCGGGTGCCGTGGACGTGGTGGTGACCACCACCGGCGGCACCGCCACCGGCGTCGGCGCCTTCACCTACGTCGCCGGACCGGGCATCTGA
- a CDS encoding CapA family protein, translating into MACEAGSVHQRAQERAAPAGRDFTLLATGDLLVHASVIRQARADAGGEGYDFRRMLAGAQPLVSEADLAICHMETVYGADGGPFTGYPAFKTPPQLAQSVRDTGYDSCSTASNHTLDAGAEGVRRTLDAMDRAGLRHAGTARSAGERDWTLLKAGDAEIAHLAYTYGTNGIPVPEGRPWLVNLIDPERIVRDARAARRAGADVVVVSLHWGTEWQRAPDELQLSVARELTASTDRGHRDIDLIIGTHAHVPQAYEKVNGVWVVYGMGDQIAGVMGDPRGQMGSAARFTFAPATARGAGWTVRKAEFIPYVVDNDPIRVVNLPQALAEHPDDVRYSTALKTVRDAVLDRGADRDGLTMGR; encoded by the coding sequence CTGGCCTGCGAAGCCGGATCCGTACACCAGCGCGCGCAGGAGCGGGCCGCGCCGGCCGGCCGGGACTTCACCCTGCTCGCCACCGGCGACCTCCTGGTCCACGCCTCGGTGATCCGTCAGGCGCGGGCCGACGCGGGCGGCGAGGGGTATGACTTCCGGCGCATGCTCGCCGGGGCCCAGCCCCTGGTCAGCGAGGCTGACCTGGCGATATGCCATATGGAGACGGTCTACGGCGCCGACGGCGGCCCGTTCACCGGCTATCCCGCCTTCAAGACCCCGCCGCAGCTCGCCCAGTCGGTGCGGGACACCGGCTACGACTCCTGTTCCACCGCCTCCAACCACACGTTGGACGCCGGCGCCGAGGGGGTGCGGCGCACCCTCGACGCCATGGACCGGGCCGGCCTCCGGCACGCCGGCACCGCCCGCTCCGCCGGCGAGCGCGACTGGACGCTGCTGAAGGCGGGAGACGCCGAGATCGCCCATCTGGCGTACACCTACGGCACCAACGGCATACCCGTTCCCGAGGGCCGACCCTGGCTGGTCAACCTCATCGATCCGGAGCGGATCGTCCGGGACGCCCGGGCGGCCCGCCGGGCCGGAGCCGACGTGGTGGTGGTGAGCCTGCACTGGGGCACCGAGTGGCAGCGCGCCCCCGACGAGCTCCAACTCTCGGTGGCCCGGGAGCTCACCGCCTCGACCGACCGGGGCCACCGCGACATCGACCTCATCATCGGCACCCACGCCCATGTGCCCCAGGCGTACGAGAAGGTCAACGGCGTCTGGGTGGTCTACGGGATGGGCGACCAGATCGCCGGTGTGATGGGCGACCCCCGCGGCCAGATGGGCTCCGCCGCCCGCTTCACCTTCGCCCCGGCCACGGCGCGGGGCGCCGGATGGACGGTGCGGAAGGCGGAGTTCATCCCGTACGTGGTCGACAACGACCCCATCAGGGTGGTCAACCTTCCCCAGGCCCTGGCCGAGCACCCGGACGACGTGCGCTACTCCACCGCTCTGAAGACCGTCCGCGACGCCGTCCTCGACCGCGGCGCCGACCGGGACGGCCTCACCATGGGCCGCTGA
- a CDS encoding type I polyketide synthase, which yields MDHHTRGSGDAMTDVAVVGMGCRLPGGADTPAAFWQLLRDGRDAVGEPPPGRPELLPDPAPEPDRRGADAVAQGGYLSDVSGFDAGFFGVSGREADVLDPQHRLLLEVAWEALEHGGFAPDRLKGTRTGVFVGLSYGDYMERLAELPQSLEGSVLTNGHCVAPGRISYLLGLHGPCLALDTACSSSLVALHLAGQALRSGECDLALVGGVSLALGTRVTGSFARMGMLSPTGRCHSFDAAADGFVRGEGCGIVVLKRLGEALRDDDRVLAVVRGTAVNQDGASDGLAAPSAAAQQALYEEALARAGVDPGEVGMVEAHGTGTPLGDPTEFAGLTAVYGQGRDRCALTSVKTNLGHLEPAAGVTGLIKAILCLGNGLIPPNLHFTRWNPALSPERTRFFVPTALTPWPTPAEPRLAAVSSFGFSGTNAHAVLAQAPPARRPLPRAVRPDRPDSADRHDRADRNDSSDGPDRPDHHDRPDHREAAPRPEVFLVPAGSPDALPTAARRLADWLEDDGAEAPLRDVAHTLALRRCPGRGRLGVVAATRGELVAELRGFAAGQAGPRTVSGGVGPDVVRRPVWVFSGHGSQWPGMGRALLAEEPAFAEALTEVDALIRAESGLRVLDAIRRGAPLDGCGRVQPALFALQVALAALWRAHGVEPAAVIGHSLGEVAAAVVAGGLSLADGVRVVCRRSALLERIAGSGAMATVGLGAREVAEELTAAGADGVSVAVLAAPGSTVIAGDTTQVERLVAVWEARSLPAAMIAVDVASHSPQVDPLLPELAAALAEVEPRRPGLPFYSTVLDEPTEPAGFDAAYWCANLRRPVRFTAALAAAAADRHRVYVEVSPHPVVAHSLARSLPGPPDAAVVVPTLRRGEPERATFRTQLAALHCAGVPVDWTVLYGDGRLAEVPPIVFDRQRHWVPPAPLAAGPATEPAAGPAATPTAAPAASPAAEGGTGAPLPGVRREAPGDPAVHYWRGEAGTGALPWLADHTVHGSTVLPGAAHHALALTCGCAVFDAPPEEIDVIDLRFLELLRLAELTPVATTVTPTGPDRARCEIFGRDPEGGWVRQATAELHRRTVPRQPRPESVDSLAQRHPLSLDPAALYASMRACGLVHGPAFQGVTELYASRRGDGFWARLELPAAAWAPEHGLAVHPVLVDLCAQLPMACLIPETEPSLILPVGMRAVRVLGDPSTAVYGQVRLVDPAADSVTGHVRLLDEAGRPVLAVDGLRFARRTEPAPDRTEDWFLQAGWQPAALGESTPGTAPKDVVITGGNGSSVRTLEQSLQATGAQVEVWTGPDGDEPVESLRETLAWRLSTRSVPPRSVALLCEARPGEDPTVAGLRHARFLVALAQVAADVPGTPPRLYAVTRGARAVLPGEETDLGPSALRGLVRVLALEHPELRATLVDADPADAELRGVAAELAGDGVADEVGLRGTERYVSRLGRVSPAEWERTGAAARTVRYGLDGFRLRAAHLGDLGSLELAAVGRRVPGQGEVELRVQAAGLNFRDVLTAMGLLPGDRDVQYRIGFECAGVVTATGPGVTEVRPGDQVLAVDLRGGAFGSFLTVSSAAVAPLPAGLDPVVAARLPVAYLTAWYALREVARLTAGERVLIHSATGGTGLAAIEVARTLGAEVLATAGSEEKRRCLRAMGVAEVMDSRSLDFRDQVWEATGGEGVDVVLNSLSGAAIRAGLETLRPFGRFVELGVRDILADSPLGLAPLRHNITLSTVDLIELQRARPDAFAALLREVLGEVAAGRLKSLPGIAFPLSAATDAFRHMAQARHIGKVVLTVPERGEATAVLPEGAPTVRPGGAYLVTGGLRGLGLATARWLADRGAGHLVLNGRSRPSPVVAELLDELTAGGTRITVVLGDIADARTGERLMAAVEAEGAPLYGVVHCAMALEDAAVVNIRDDQLRRVWAPKAVGAWRLHQVTADRQLDWFVVFSSMASLLGNPGQGAYAAANSWLDGFAAWRSARGLPTLAVNWGPWGETGVATDFAARGYRTLSTEEGLTALELLLRHRRTQTGVIPGEPDTWVPAAGRRSDFFGLFTRDDRPDGDGRPADAERTGDGGPPRDDGIRARLQDLPVGLGRRAALEIYLADHIRAVLRLRATSLDPQIPLKALGFDSLLAMELRSILERNLEIQLPGNFVWRHSTVAALAEGLAERMGLELTPP from the coding sequence ATGGACCACCACACGCGAGGGTCCGGCGATGCGATGACGGATGTCGCCGTGGTCGGCATGGGGTGCCGGCTCCCCGGCGGAGCGGACACCCCCGCCGCCTTCTGGCAGTTGCTGCGGGACGGACGGGACGCCGTGGGGGAGCCGCCACCCGGCCGGCCCGAGCTGCTGCCGGACCCGGCCCCGGAACCCGACCGCCGGGGCGCCGACGCGGTCGCCCAGGGCGGCTATCTGAGCGACGTGTCCGGCTTCGACGCCGGCTTCTTCGGCGTGTCCGGTCGCGAGGCGGATGTGCTCGACCCACAGCACCGGCTGCTGCTGGAGGTGGCGTGGGAAGCCCTGGAGCACGGAGGATTCGCCCCGGACCGGCTGAAGGGCACCCGGACGGGGGTCTTCGTCGGGCTCAGCTACGGCGACTACATGGAGCGGCTCGCCGAGCTCCCCCAGTCCCTCGAGGGCTCCGTGCTGACCAACGGCCACTGTGTGGCCCCGGGCCGGATCTCCTACCTGCTGGGGCTGCACGGCCCGTGCCTGGCGCTCGACACGGCCTGCTCGTCGTCGCTGGTGGCGCTCCACCTCGCCGGCCAGGCGCTGCGCTCCGGCGAGTGCGACCTCGCCCTGGTCGGGGGCGTCTCGCTCGCCCTGGGGACGCGGGTCACCGGCTCCTTCGCCAGGATGGGCATGCTCTCGCCGACCGGGCGCTGCCACAGCTTCGACGCGGCGGCCGACGGCTTCGTGCGCGGCGAGGGGTGCGGGATCGTCGTACTGAAGCGCCTCGGCGAGGCGCTGCGGGACGACGACCGGGTGCTGGCCGTGGTGCGCGGCACGGCGGTGAACCAGGACGGCGCCTCGGACGGCCTCGCCGCCCCCTCGGCCGCCGCCCAACAGGCCCTGTACGAGGAGGCGCTGGCCCGCGCCGGGGTCGATCCCGGCGAGGTCGGGATGGTGGAGGCCCACGGCACCGGCACCCCGTTGGGCGACCCGACGGAGTTCGCCGGACTGACCGCGGTGTACGGGCAGGGGCGTGATCGCTGCGCGCTCACCTCGGTCAAGACCAACCTCGGCCACCTCGAACCGGCCGCCGGGGTGACCGGACTGATCAAGGCGATCCTCTGTCTGGGAAACGGCCTCATCCCGCCCAATCTGCACTTCACCCGGTGGAATCCGGCCCTCTCGCCGGAGCGCACCCGGTTCTTCGTGCCCACGGCGCTCACCCCCTGGCCGACGCCCGCGGAGCCGCGCCTGGCGGCCGTCTCCTCCTTCGGGTTCTCCGGGACCAACGCGCACGCCGTGCTGGCGCAGGCGCCGCCGGCCCGCCGGCCGCTCCCCCGCGCGGTGCGCCCCGACCGCCCCGACAGCGCCGACCGCCACGACCGCGCCGACCGCAACGACAGCTCGGACGGCCCCGACCGCCCCGACCATCACGACCGCCCCGACCACCGCGAGGCCGCGCCGCGGCCCGAGGTCTTCCTGGTTCCCGCAGGTTCGCCGGACGCGCTGCCGACCGCGGCCCGGCGACTGGCGGACTGGCTGGAGGACGACGGGGCCGAGGCGCCGCTGCGGGACGTCGCCCACACCCTCGCGCTGCGGCGCTGCCCCGGCCGGGGGAGACTCGGCGTGGTGGCCGCCACGCGCGGCGAACTGGTCGCCGAGCTGCGAGGGTTCGCCGCGGGACAAGCGGGTCCCCGTACCGTGTCCGGCGGGGTGGGACCGGATGTCGTCCGGCGCCCGGTGTGGGTGTTCTCCGGGCACGGATCGCAGTGGCCGGGCATGGGGCGCGCGCTGCTGGCAGAGGAGCCGGCCTTCGCCGAGGCGCTGACGGAGGTCGACGCGCTGATCCGCGCCGAGAGCGGTCTGCGCGTCCTCGACGCGATCCGCCGCGGCGCCCCGCTCGACGGGTGCGGGCGGGTGCAGCCCGCGCTGTTCGCCCTCCAGGTGGCGCTCGCCGCGCTGTGGCGGGCCCATGGGGTCGAACCGGCCGCGGTCATCGGCCACTCCCTCGGCGAGGTCGCCGCCGCCGTGGTGGCCGGCGGGCTCTCCCTGGCGGACGGGGTGCGGGTGGTCTGCCGCCGCTCCGCGCTGCTGGAGCGGATCGCCGGCAGTGGGGCCATGGCGACCGTGGGGCTGGGGGCGCGGGAGGTGGCGGAGGAACTCACGGCCGCGGGCGCCGACGGGGTCTCGGTCGCGGTGCTGGCCGCCCCCGGATCCACGGTGATCGCGGGGGACACCACTCAGGTCGAGCGGCTGGTCGCCGTCTGGGAGGCCCGCTCGCTTCCGGCCGCGATGATCGCCGTCGACGTCGCCTCCCACTCCCCCCAGGTGGACCCGCTGCTCCCGGAACTGGCCGCGGCCCTCGCGGAAGTGGAGCCCCGCCGGCCCGGGCTGCCCTTCTACTCGACCGTGTTGGACGAGCCGACGGAACCGGCCGGCTTCGACGCCGCCTACTGGTGCGCGAACCTGCGCCGGCCGGTCCGGTTCACCGCCGCGCTGGCCGCCGCCGCGGCCGATCGCCATCGGGTGTACGTGGAGGTCTCCCCGCACCCGGTGGTGGCCCACTCCCTCGCGCGGAGCCTGCCCGGGCCGCCGGACGCGGCCGTGGTGGTGCCCACGCTGCGTCGCGGCGAGCCCGAACGTGCCACCTTCCGCACCCAGTTGGCCGCGCTGCACTGCGCCGGTGTGCCGGTGGACTGGACCGTCCTCTACGGCGACGGCCGACTGGCCGAGGTGCCGCCCATCGTCTTCGACCGGCAGCGCCACTGGGTGCCGCCCGCCCCGCTGGCGGCGGGCCCGGCGACGGAACCGGCGGCGGGACCTGCGGCGACGCCGACGGCGGCACCAGCCGCGAGTCCGGCGGCGGAGGGCGGGACGGGAGCGCCGCTGCCGGGCGTCCGCCGGGAGGCTCCCGGCGACCCGGCGGTGCACTACTGGCGCGGCGAGGCCGGGACCGGAGCACTGCCGTGGTTGGCGGACCACACGGTGCACGGCTCCACCGTCCTGCCCGGGGCGGCCCACCACGCCCTCGCGCTGACCTGCGGCTGCGCGGTCTTCGACGCGCCACCGGAGGAGATCGACGTGATCGACCTCCGGTTCCTGGAGTTGCTGCGGCTGGCGGAGCTCACCCCCGTCGCCACGACGGTGACGCCCACCGGGCCGGACCGCGCCCGGTGTGAGATCTTCGGCCGCGACCCGGAGGGCGGATGGGTCCGGCAGGCCACCGCCGAGCTACACCGTCGCACCGTGCCGCGGCAGCCCCGGCCGGAGTCGGTGGACAGCCTGGCGCAGCGTCACCCCCTGTCGCTCGACCCGGCCGCCCTGTACGCGAGCATGCGGGCCTGCGGCCTGGTGCACGGTCCGGCGTTCCAGGGCGTCACCGAGCTGTACGCCTCGCGCCGCGGTGACGGCTTCTGGGCGCGGCTCGAACTGCCCGCGGCCGCCTGGGCGCCCGAGCACGGGCTGGCCGTGCACCCCGTGCTCGTCGACCTCTGCGCCCAACTCCCCATGGCCTGTCTGATCCCGGAGACCGAGCCGTCCCTGATCCTGCCGGTGGGGATGCGGGCGGTGCGGGTCCTCGGCGATCCGTCGACCGCGGTCTACGGGCAGGTGCGTCTCGTCGACCCCGCGGCCGACTCCGTGACGGGGCATGTGCGCCTGCTGGACGAGGCGGGCCGGCCGGTGCTGGCCGTCGACGGCCTGCGCTTCGCCCGGCGTACCGAGCCGGCTCCCGACCGGACCGAGGACTGGTTCCTCCAGGCCGGCTGGCAGCCCGCCGCTCTCGGGGAGTCGACGCCGGGCACCGCGCCCAAGGACGTGGTGATCACCGGCGGCAACGGCAGTTCGGTGCGCACGCTGGAACAGTCCCTGCAGGCGACCGGGGCACAGGTGGAGGTATGGACCGGCCCGGACGGGGACGAGCCGGTGGAGTCCCTCCGGGAGACCCTCGCCTGGCGGCTGTCCACCCGCTCGGTGCCGCCGCGCTCCGTGGCCCTGCTGTGCGAGGCGCGCCCCGGCGAGGATCCGACCGTGGCCGGGCTGCGGCACGCGCGGTTCCTGGTCGCCCTCGCCCAGGTGGCCGCCGACGTGCCCGGCACCCCGCCACGGCTCTACGCGGTCACCCGCGGGGCGCGCGCGGTGCTCCCGGGCGAGGAGACCGACCTGGGGCCGAGCGCCCTGCGCGGACTGGTGCGCGTACTCGCGCTCGAGCACCCCGAGCTCCGGGCGACGCTGGTGGACGCCGACCCGGCCGACGCCGAGCTGCGCGGCGTGGCCGCGGAACTCGCCGGTGACGGGGTGGCGGACGAGGTCGGGCTGCGCGGCACGGAGCGCTACGTCTCCCGGCTCGGCCGCGTCTCCCCGGCGGAGTGGGAGCGGACCGGGGCGGCCGCCCGGACCGTGCGGTACGGGTTGGACGGGTTCCGGCTGCGGGCGGCCCACCTCGGCGACCTGGGGAGTCTGGAGCTGGCCGCCGTCGGGCGCCGGGTGCCGGGCCAGGGCGAGGTGGAGCTGCGCGTCCAGGCCGCCGGGCTCAACTTCCGCGACGTGCTCACCGCCATGGGGCTGCTCCCCGGCGACCGGGACGTCCAGTACCGGATCGGCTTCGAGTGCGCGGGCGTCGTCACCGCGACCGGTCCCGGGGTGACCGAGGTCCGCCCCGGTGACCAGGTGTTGGCGGTCGACCTGCGGGGCGGGGCCTTCGGCTCCTTCCTCACGGTGTCCAGCGCGGCCGTCGCGCCGCTGCCGGCCGGTCTCGACCCCGTCGTGGCGGCGCGGCTGCCGGTGGCGTACCTCACCGCCTGGTACGCGCTGCGCGAGGTCGCTCGGCTCACGGCGGGCGAGCGGGTGCTGATCCACTCGGCGACCGGCGGCACCGGGCTGGCCGCGATCGAGGTGGCCCGTACGCTGGGCGCCGAGGTGCTGGCCACCGCGGGCAGCGAGGAGAAGCGGCGCTGTCTGCGCGCCATGGGCGTCGCGGAGGTGATGGACTCCCGATCGCTGGACTTCCGCGACCAGGTGTGGGAGGCGACCGGCGGCGAGGGCGTCGACGTGGTCCTCAACTCCCTGTCGGGGGCGGCGATCCGAGCCGGTCTGGAGACGCTCCGCCCGTTCGGCCGCTTCGTCGAGCTGGGCGTGCGCGACATCCTCGCGGACAGCCCGCTGGGGCTCGCGCCGCTGCGCCACAACATCACCCTCAGCACCGTGGACCTGATCGAGCTGCAGCGGGCCCGCCCGGACGCCTTCGCCGCCCTGCTGCGGGAGGTGCTGGGCGAGGTGGCGGCGGGTCGGCTGAAGTCGCTGCCGGGCATCGCGTTCCCGCTCTCCGCGGCCACCGACGCCTTCCGGCACATGGCGCAGGCCCGTCATATCGGCAAGGTGGTGCTGACCGTCCCGGAGCGCGGCGAGGCGACCGCGGTGCTGCCGGAGGGGGCGCCGACGGTCCGGCCGGGCGGCGCCTATCTGGTCACCGGCGGGCTGCGCGGCCTGGGGCTGGCCACCGCGCGCTGGCTCGCCGACCGGGGGGCCGGGCACCTCGTGCTCAACGGGCGCAGTCGCCCCTCCCCGGTCGTCGCGGAACTCCTGGACGAACTCACCGCGGGCGGAACCCGGATCACCGTCGTCCTCGGCGACATCGCCGACGCGCGCACCGGCGAACGGCTCATGGCCGCGGTCGAGGCCGAGGGAGCCCCGCTGTACGGGGTCGTGCACTGCGCCATGGCGCTGGAGGACGCCGCGGTGGTCAACATCCGGGACGACCAGCTGCGTCGGGTCTGGGCGCCCAAGGCGGTCGGCGCGTGGCGGCTGCACCAGGTGACGGCCGACCGCCAACTGGACTGGTTCGTGGTGTTCTCCTCGATGGCCTCGCTGCTGGGCAACCCGGGGCAGGGCGCCTACGCCGCCGCCAACTCCTGGCTGGACGGCTTCGCCGCGTGGCGTTCCGCGCGCGGACTGCCGACGCTGGCGGTGAACTGGGGTCCGTGGGGCGAGACCGGTGTCGCCACCGACTTCGCCGCCCGCGGCTATCGGACCCTCTCCACCGAGGAGGGCCTGACGGCGCTGGAGTTGCTGCTGCGCCATCGGCGGACGCAGACCGGCGTCATCCCCGGCGAGCCGGACACCTGGGTGCCCGCCGCGGGGCGGCGTTCGGACTTCTTCGGTCTGTTCACCCGGGACGATCGACCGGACGGCGACGGGCGGCCGGCCGACGCCGAACGGACGGGTGACGGCGGGCCGCCGCGTGACGACGGGATTCGCGCCCGGCTGCAGGATCTCCCCGTCGGTCTGGGCCGCCGGGCCGCCCTGGAAATCTATCTGGCGGACCATATCCGTGCCGTGTTGCGGTTGCGGGCCACCTCCCTCGATCCACAGATTCCGTTGAAGGCGCTCGGATTCGATTCGCTGCTGGCGATGGAGCTGAGGTCGATCCTGGAAAGGAACCTGGAAATCCAATTGCCGGGGAATTTCGTGTGGCGGCATTCCACGGTGGCGGCGCTCGCCGAGGGGCTCGCCGAGCGCATGGGGCTGGAACTCACCCCGCCCTGA